Sequence from the Bubalus kerabau isolate K-KA32 ecotype Philippines breed swamp buffalo chromosome 17, PCC_UOA_SB_1v2, whole genome shotgun sequence genome:
tactttcccaccaacagtgtaagagtcttcctttttctccacatcctctccagcatttagtttgtagatttttttggtgatggccattctggtgggtgtgaggtgatacctcattgtagttttgatttgcagttctctaataattagtcatgttgaacatcttttcatgtgcctcttggccacctgtgtatcttctttggaaaaatgtctatttatatcGTCTGTCCATttcttgattgggttgtttggttttttgataaTGAGCTGCATGTACTGTTTCTGTATTTTAGAGGTTAATTCCTTGTtagtcacttcatttgcaaatattttctcccattttgtgcaatgtcttttcattttgtttgtggtttcttttgctgtgcaaaaggttttaagtttaattagttctcacttgtttattttgcttttattttcattactcttaagcagatcaaaaaagatcttgctatgATTTCTTGCACCTCTTTCACTAgatttattcccaagtatttGATTATTATGCTGTCATAactgatattttcatttaatgtGCTGTTTATTACtaatataaaaaacaattttCAAGTACTGACCTTGTATCCAGCAACTTTGGTAAACTCACTAATTAAATCTAATGTTTTGATTAATGTTCTACATTTTTCGGAACACAGTCATGCTATTTGCCAATAATGGCTcttttacctcttcttttctaATCTATAACTTTTAaaccttatttctttttctcactttattGCACTAACTAGGATTTTCATTACACTGTCACCTAAGTGGTAAGCGGACATCCTAGTCTTGTTCCCAAGCCCAAGGAGGCAAAAAGCATTCAAAATTTCACTCTTAAGTTAGTTGTagacttgttttgttttgaggttagttttgttttggtttggtttttaaataTCCTTTATAAGATTATGGAAGTTTCCTTCTAGTCTTAGTTTGTTgaagtgggcttttttttttttttaacataaagagataccaaatgctttttcttttttttaattaatttattttaattggaggctaattactttacagtattgtagtggtttttgccatacattgacatgaatcagccatgggtgtacatgtgtcccccatcctgaacccccctcccatctccttccccatcccatctctcagggtcatcccagtgcactggccctgagcgccctgtctcatgcattgaacctggactagtgatctatttctttttttttttttttttactttaactccATTTTAATTCAGAAATGTAAATATACACATTCATGGCCAACTATTTAAAAAAGCATataccttatttaaaaaaaaaaaaaaaaaaagggcatttCCAAAAAAGGAGTTAGCCAAAAGCAATGGCAAAATTACATTATTACAGTAGGCTGAATCTGCACATATACCTTAAACATCAGAAAATAATTACACACACCCTTGTCAAACTATTTTATAAAATCTAATATTGGTACTCTAGTGAACACAAGCGTCTCTGTGACTGACTGCTCAGACAGCATAAACACTGTTCTCACTTAAGCTTCTTTTCCCTGGTCACAATTCTTTAGCTTTTAGTTTCTTGTTCAGTCAATTTAAGAATGGTCACCGGTTACACACCTAGCCACTGGTTATTGATATAAGCTCTCATTCTTCATAACAGAGTAGTTGTATATACTGTTAAATTGGATGGCATTTAATACATGGTATGCCATGTACTGAAGTTTATTAAGAAAGGTGTGAAATCAGATTATCCTAATATTTAAAGTACTAACAATGACACCCTTTTAGAAACAAAACGGTTTTGCTATATCTCCTTTCACTGTTTCATACGTGTCCTCCCTATATTAAGAAGTATATACATGAGAACTTAGTAGACACTGAACTTCCCAGTATATTCAAGAAGATATTTGAATGTGTTTGGTGTAAAACAGTACAGGCAGCTAAATGCCTAGAGCTTGGAAGGTAGGTACAAAGACGTGCTTTATACATTTGTGCTACAGGAGTTTataattcatttctctttctcaccCATTCTATAATATTATGAACATTGACTCCCATGTGCTCCCTGGGCTCATCTGAAGCACAGAATACAGTAAATTATTTGAGtgattattttctccattctccTAAGGCTGGTACAAAATCGGTACCATTCTAGAAGCCATAGGGAATTAGGGCTTAATTCTCTCCTGGAAACCTAATTGAGAAAGCTTGAGAGAGACACTAGCAAATGTCCTTTTCTTCCCTATCTCTTCTTCCCCAGAACACTCTAGCCTCAGACCAAGGGTCATTTACATAATGGCAGGCTTTGTCCTGCATTACCATTCACAGAGGAAAGCTGCTTGAAAACTTCAAACAACTCCATATATTTAAATCTTAGGCTAGTCCTCTTAAAGCTGTAGTTTCCTCTACAGTCCCGACCTTTGCCAAGTTCAGTACGTAACAAGTCATTTTTTAGTGattcttttacttattttctatCCACAAACTACAAAAATCTTCTTTCTGGAGATCTAgaatacacacttttttttttttttgcatattttgcaaaatacaaagtaaatatataaattttgagTTATAAATTCATGTGAACTGACGATGACAGTTGAATATTTTGCTCAAAAAGCTGGTGTGGATTTTGAAAACCTTTGACTCTTGTTAAGATAATCAAATGCTAGAAGGTGTAAGGTTTAAATGCTAACTGGAAAACTGTTAAGATGTATTTTACTGAGCCACAGCAAGTAGCTTAAGAGCATCTCATTCCACACTATATGGGTCAGTCTTTGCAGGCTGCACCTCTCCTTAGCAACTAAGTCAACTGCACTATTGTACAAAAACAGCCATGAACAatgagtgtggctgtgttccaataaaacatttttttatggaCACTGAATTTCATATTAATTTTCATGTGTCTTGAAGTATGCTTagtttttttaactatttaaaacTGTGAACAATTCTTAGTTGACAAGGCCATGAAAAGCAGGCAGTGGGCTGGATGTGCACATTAGGCTAGAACTGGCTATTAATTATTATACAGGCTTTTATATGTTatgcaaatgtttaaaaattataggTTCCAATTTGAGAGACTTTGGAGACATGATTTTTTTAGATCTCTCATTTTAAAACTTACACCAAGTAAGTTCTCTACTTTCtggataaatatatttatataagataaaaaataattcagtatACAAACTcctactttgtttaaaaaaacaaacaaaaatcccagaAAGCTATAAAATGAATGTTTCACCTTAAAACATAATTAGGAAACACATAATTTTTATTCTATGCAATATAAAACAATATGCATAGATTTGGTAcataattttttagtttttaatttaggAAAAAGATAATGAGGAAAAGGTTTATAAATCTATCCCTTTTATAAAAGCTGCAACTGACACCAGAAATACCTCAAATGTACAACCATCAACTCTGATTTGCAATTTACCCAGGATTTGCAATTTACCAGCATGAGTTCtggatgatcttttaaaaatgcagttatATCATAGAACACTATGGCTTCTACAAACTTTGAGATACTTATGAATAGGAAACTCCTACTTCCATAATATAAGGAAACAAGAATATTTTTTCCATAATCACCAAGTATAAAAAAACTTCACAGTCTGATTTACCTTTATCAAAGGTAAAATGATTCACTGCTACATTGCATGGATTATTTTGATGCTCAGTAGTTCctaaacacaaaataaattccaCATGCACTCTTATCTGTTTGGGTTTTCAAAAGCAAGACACCAATACAAAATGTATTGAATTGGCTGGCAGAAGTCCATGGGCTACAGAAAAggaattaaatataaatgttcaCCAACTTTATCCATTCTAATTTTACAACAGCTTCCGGTATTGAGACCTAGTTGGTTTCTTATGTCTATCCATTATGAACATAACTCAATCTTCTATTTTAAAACTTCTCAGGGTCATTTTTTGCTGGGTATTTAATTGAGCGACATATAAGATCTTCTCGTCCAACTTCCATCATTTGTTCCTCCCAAGATTTCATTTCGTTATAATAACGAATTTTATCATCTTTAGCAAGCTGAATATATACTTGCTTTTGAGAATTAGAGagatttttccagttttcatttaTAGCTTTTAGCTTTACCTGTGATGTGCCATCCCTAGCTTCCTGAAAACGTTCAGCTATAAAAATGTTATAAGCTGAGCGAGGTCTTTTCGGTTTTCCAAGCATTGTtaactctctcttttttattaatgctttcttttttaaacgtTTCTGCATGATTTCTTTTTCCAAAGATACCATTTGACTTGGAGTTAGTTGTTCTTGAATTCTGTTTATCTCTTCCTTGTATACCTGCCAGTCTGCCTTGTAAGCATCTTCATATATCTTTTTCTCTGAATCAGGAAGTTCCCTCCATAGCTTGgcaatttttttaattagttctGAATTTTTTGCATCTGGGTTCTGAGCTTTAAATAGGGGAAGCTGTTCTTTAGAAAATCGAACGTATGAAGTCATAGGCTTCTTTGGATAACCACTCAAGCTGGATGAAAACCATTTTGGAACATACGCAAAACTAAAGGGAGAGCGCAGTCAACTGCCACAGCCCGCGCAGAGATCCGCTCCTGACTTTCCCAGTGCATTCAGCACGCCCCATACGCCCCGGAGAAGCGCCATTGCATCCGCAGACAAAGCACTGACCAGGCCCCAATTCCCTACAGCGCCCTGGCA
This genomic interval carries:
- the LOC129631004 gene encoding LOW QUALITY PROTEIN: transcription factor A, mitochondrial-like (The sequence of the model RefSeq protein was modified relative to this genomic sequence to represent the inferred CDS: substituted 1 base at 1 genomic stop codon), producing MALLRGVWGVLNALGKSGADLCAGCGSXLRSPFSFAYVPKWFSSSLSGYPKKPMTSYVRFSKEQLPLFKAQNPDAKNSELIKKIAKLWRELPDSEKKIYEDAYKADWQVYKEEINRIQEQLTPSQMVSLEKEIMQKRLKKKALIKKRELTMLGKPKRPRSAYNIFIAERFQEARDGTSQVKLKAINENWKNLSNSQKQVYIQLAKDDKIRYYNEMKSWEEQMMEVGREDLICRSIKYPAKNDPEKF